The Pseudoalteromonas arctica A 37-1-2 genome includes a region encoding these proteins:
- a CDS encoding DUF7010 family protein produces the protein MKFEDAQQNMNLAYFGGGTGVLVSGLVWCIAGFVALLHSNQSSMLTLFFGGMFIHPLAMLLSKALKRSGNHDPKNPLGKLALESTIILFVGLFLAFYVAKLQAEWFYSIMLMIIGVRYLVFNTLYGMKVYWILGVSLMFSGMLCIVLNATFVIGAFIGGITEIVFALVIFAQSKGMVLKTE, from the coding sequence ATGAAGTTTGAAGATGCGCAACAAAATATGAACCTCGCATACTTCGGTGGTGGAACCGGTGTATTAGTGTCTGGCTTGGTTTGGTGTATAGCTGGCTTTGTCGCATTACTGCATTCAAATCAATCGAGTATGCTTACTTTGTTTTTTGGTGGTATGTTTATACATCCTTTAGCCATGCTACTTTCAAAAGCTCTTAAACGCTCTGGCAATCATGACCCTAAAAACCCATTAGGTAAATTGGCCTTAGAAAGCACTATTATTTTATTTGTTGGTTTGTTTTTAGCGTTTTATGTAGCAAAACTTCAAGCTGAATGGTTTTATTCAATAATGCTGATGATAATTGGTGTTCGCTATTTAGTTTTCAACACTTTATATGGCATGAAAGTGTACTGGATTTTAGGTGTTTCGCTTATGTTTTCTGGCATGCTGTGTATTGTATTAAATGCCACTTTTGTAATCGGCGCCTTTATTGGCGGGATAACCGAAATAGTATTTGCGCTAGTGATATTTGCCCAATCGAAAGGTATGGTTTTAAAAACAGAATAA
- a CDS encoding ATP-binding protein, whose product MNNERRQNPIHLILDEAHRYIKKDYKYVFKENIFEKIAREGRKYSLYLLVSSQRPSELSETVLSQCANFIIHRIQNEVDMRYVYAVLPFFSEDFVNKIKQSVPGEALVFGNCVSMPLHVKIHEAKPAPDSENCKISEEWFKTSVK is encoded by the coding sequence ATGAACAATGAAAGGAGGCAAAACCCGATACATTTAATTCTTGATGAGGCGCATCGTTATATTAAGAAAGATTATAAATATGTATTTAAAGAAAACATTTTTGAGAAAATAGCACGAGAGGGGCGAAAATACTCCTTATACCTATTGGTTTCGTCACAAAGGCCATCAGAGTTATCTGAAACTGTTTTATCACAGTGCGCTAACTTCATTATTCATAGAATACAAAATGAAGTAGATATGCGCTACGTTTATGCCGTATTGCCATTTTTCTCTGAAGATTTTGTTAATAAAATAAAACAATCAGTACCTGGTGAAGCTTTAGTTTTTGGAAATTGTGTTTCAATGCCATTACATGTAAAAATTCATGAAGCTAAACCAGCACCAGATAGTGAAAACTGCAAAATATCAGAAGAGTGGTTTAAAACATCTGTAAAATAA
- a CDS encoding IS3 family transposase (programmed frameshift), protein MTKLNRATYSAAIKLETAQLVVDQGYTQEEAAKAMGVGKSTVSKWVAQLKQERNGQSPLASPMTPEQIEIRELKKQIQRIELEKDIFKKGYRSLDVRLPEQFSLIEKLNQRERYPISVLCSVFNVHRSSYKYWAIRDTTPTPEQVRLEAEVKAIHTMSGGSAGARTIAAIATNNDFELSRYRAAKLMIKLKLESCQVPQHSYKRGGNEHLEIPNLLDRQFDVVEPNTVWCGDVTYIWIGNRWAYLAVVIDLFARKVVGWAMSLSPDSNLTLKALELAYESRGRPSGLMFHSDQGSHYTSLKYRQRLWRYKITQSMSRRGNCWDNAPMERFFRSFKTEWMPKVGYGNFIDAKYSVSDYINGYYNNVRPHHYNAGLAPNESEIRYKDSKTVAKFY, encoded by the exons ATGACAAAATTAAACCGTGCAACGTACTCCGCTGCAATCAAATTAGAAACGGCTCAACTTGTAGTTGACCAAGGTTATACACAAGAAGAAGCAGCCAAAGCGATGGGTGTTGGTAAATCAACCGTAAGTAAATGGGTTGCTCAATTAAAGCAAGAACGTAATGGCCAGTCACCATTGGCTTCACCAATGACACCCGAACAAATTGAAATCCGTGAACTTAAAAAGCAAATCCAACGCATTGAATTAGAAAAGGATATAT TTAAAAAAGGCTACCGCTCTCTTGATGTCCGACTCCCTGAACAATTCTCGTTAATTGAGAAATTAAATCAACGAGAGCGTTACCCAATTAGTGTGCTATGTAGTGTATTTAATGTGCATCGTAGCAGCTATAAATACTGGGCTATACGGGATACGACACCGACACCAGAGCAAGTAAGGTTAGAGGCTGAAGTTAAAGCCATACATACAATGAGTGGGGGCTCAGCAGGTGCGAGGACAATCGCGGCAATCGCAACGAATAACGATTTTGAATTAAGCCGTTATCGTGCTGCTAAGCTAATGATTAAATTAAAGCTAGAAAGCTGCCAAGTACCTCAACATTCATATAAACGCGGCGGTAATGAACATCTTGAAATCCCAAACCTGCTTGATAGGCAGTTCGATGTTGTTGAACCGAATACCGTGTGGTGCGGTGATGTTACATATATTTGGATAGGCAATCGCTGGGCTTATTTAGCGGTCGTTATTGATTTATTTGCGCGTAAAGTTGTGGGTTGGGCAATGTCATTGTCGCCGGATTCTAACTTAACGCTAAAAGCGCTTGAGTTAGCCTACGAAAGCAGAGGCAGACCAAGTGGGTTGATGTTTCACTCAGACCAAGGAAGCCATTATACGAGCTTGAAGTACCGCCAACGTTTATGGCGCTATAAAATCACACAAAGCATGAGTCGACGCGGAAATTGTTGGGATAATGCGCCAATGGAGCGATTTTTTAGAAGCTTTAAAACAGAATGGATGCCAAAGGTTGGATATGGGAATTTTATAGACGCTAAATATAGTGTGAGTGATTATATCAACGGATATTACAACAACGTTAGACCGCATCATTATAATGCTGGTTTAGCGCCAAATGAATCTGAGATTAGATACAAAGACTCTAAAACTGTGGCCAAATTTTATTGA
- a CDS encoding helicase HerA domain-containing protein, which produces MKIGKIISVNYNQFKVKVSSEIRGNSINLNGDIYYFGNIGSYLKSTNAVGETIVSEVISIFDNDLQFNEKAFDIEGNRELLLKPIGTISRDQKFNLGVGVFPSLYSNVGIITYKDMEVILGATVNSSKEGNLIHESFSLGKSKSLINYPIDININKFFNIHSAVLGNSGSGKSNTIAHIIQEIHKKQSNSAIGSRILIFDVNGEYQNAFKGSFDGSIKVKLYKPNINKPDNNFTPFFLPHFLMSIDEWSAFLLATEATQRPFWDKVLQEAYIFYKMLSNDPNEVARTVDYLRHKVCSIILNIIGQGDSDTTNITTASSIIASLQMIIHSDPSLTSIAISSGLGSDLETLKGACRINYGSNDGVLLGRTQTVYAKVNHQNVDAVICDKLPHGEYFDYKFLRISANLALLEEDSRGNKRMREYTSTMLTRLDYFLENTNCDFMRDRADDSITDVKSFLADFWDFDESNTHQTQMVIIDTSELSPDSLETLTSVTSRLIFEERKKYM; this is translated from the coding sequence ATGAAGATAGGAAAAATAATATCGGTAAATTACAACCAATTTAAAGTAAAAGTATCCTCCGAGATAAGAGGGAATTCGATTAACTTAAATGGTGATATTTATTATTTTGGTAATATAGGTAGTTACTTAAAATCGACTAACGCGGTTGGTGAAACTATAGTATCTGAGGTTATTTCAATTTTTGACAATGATCTTCAATTCAATGAAAAAGCCTTTGATATAGAAGGAAATAGAGAGTTACTACTTAAACCCATAGGTACAATCTCTCGTGATCAAAAATTCAACTTAGGTGTTGGTGTTTTTCCAAGTTTATATAGTAATGTTGGAATAATTACTTATAAAGATATGGAAGTAATACTTGGTGCTACTGTAAATAGCAGTAAAGAAGGAAATCTAATCCACGAAAGCTTTTCCTTAGGCAAAAGTAAAAGTTTAATTAATTACCCTATAGATATTAATATTAATAAATTTTTTAATATTCACTCTGCAGTTCTTGGTAATTCAGGAAGTGGTAAATCAAATACGATTGCTCATATTATTCAAGAAATTCATAAAAAACAAAGTAACTCAGCTATTGGTTCTAGGATATTAATCTTTGACGTAAACGGTGAGTATCAAAATGCTTTTAAAGGTTCATTCGATGGTAGCATCAAAGTAAAGCTTTATAAGCCCAACATTAATAAACCTGACAACAATTTCACACCATTCTTCTTGCCACATTTTTTAATGTCGATTGATGAGTGGAGTGCTTTTTTATTAGCAACGGAAGCTACTCAGAGACCTTTTTGGGATAAAGTTCTTCAAGAAGCTTATATCTTTTATAAGATGCTTTCTAATGATCCTAATGAAGTTGCAAGAACGGTTGATTATTTAAGGCATAAAGTTTGTTCTATTATCTTAAATATAATTGGACAAGGTGACTCGGATACAACAAATATCACTACTGCTTCAAGTATTATTGCAAGTTTGCAAATGATTATTCATTCAGATCCGTCTCTAACATCAATAGCTATTAGTTCTGGATTAGGTTCAGACTTGGAAACTCTGAAAGGTGCCTGTCGAATAAATTATGGCTCTAATGATGGCGTACTTTTGGGTAGAACTCAGACGGTTTATGCAAAGGTAAATCATCAAAATGTTGATGCTGTTATCTGCGATAAACTCCCACATGGTGAATACTTCGATTATAAATTTTTAAGAATTTCGGCTAATCTAGCATTGCTAGAAGAAGACTCTCGTGGCAATAAACGTATGAGAGAATATACGTCTACAATGCTTACACGCTTGGATTATTTTTTAGAGAATACTAATTGTGATTTTATGCGTGATCGTGCGGATGATTCAATAACAGATGTTAAGTCTTTTTTAGCTGATTTTTGGGATTTTGATGAGAGCAATACCCATCAAACTCAAATGGTAATTATTGATACAAGTGAGTTATCTCCGGATTCATTAGAAACATTAACAAGTGTTACTTCGCGTTTGATTTTTGAAGAGCGTAAGAAGTATATGTAG
- a CDS encoding SIR2 family protein, with translation MNISVYYSNGKVNYNKGSEMKKPPLGIAFLQGQENLIDGDDLKENLDKIRQKIADLSNVKNVHFLLGAGASSGAIPTMKEMVASIDSRLLLPPPPPPTFPTIPPPIPSSTILPTPFVATTHLQALFNKIKCSTKDNLEDILGVLYSRRAYLEGSGDKLSGDYYETLPLIKIIESEMFKQINIDFNTGKSQETLALYNDFYQKITLRNKDLSRVNVFTTNNDLFNEKALDYSNINYNNGFGGGLDRVFNPARFNYTFSRKIDAEVQKYEPLDNMVYLYKLHGSISWRESKNNSFFQIQEVATKHDEDVPNDNILIYPTPLKQNKSLGSPYSDLIREFQKKLLQPHSVIFVIGYSFSDEHLNNIIYQALASNSSISVVVFGDYGDKEIFKVNDRRIYKIFGNVANDKIHYFKYIVDNFLPDLEEFEDINLLKKFMNNLADEKNKAKGSK, from the coding sequence ATGAATATTTCTGTATATTATTCAAATGGTAAAGTAAATTATAACAAAGGAAGTGAGATGAAGAAGCCACCACTGGGAATAGCATTTTTACAAGGACAAGAAAATTTAATAGATGGTGATGATCTCAAAGAAAATTTGGATAAAATAAGACAAAAAATTGCTGATTTATCTAATGTGAAAAATGTTCATTTTTTGTTAGGTGCAGGTGCAAGTTCTGGTGCTATTCCTACAATGAAAGAAATGGTAGCAAGTATTGATTCGCGATTATTGCTACCTCCACCTCCACCTCCAACATTTCCGACAATTCCACCACCAATACCGTCCAGTACAATATTGCCTACCCCATTTGTTGCTACGACACACTTACAGGCTTTATTTAACAAAATAAAGTGCTCTACGAAAGATAATCTTGAAGATATCTTAGGAGTCCTCTATTCAAGGCGAGCTTATTTAGAAGGTTCAGGTGATAAATTATCTGGTGATTATTATGAAACACTTCCTTTGATTAAAATTATTGAAAGTGAGATGTTTAAACAAATTAATATAGATTTTAATACTGGTAAATCACAAGAGACTTTAGCGCTGTATAACGATTTCTATCAAAAAATAACCTTACGCAATAAAGACTTATCAAGAGTTAATGTTTTCACCACGAATAACGATTTATTTAATGAGAAAGCTCTCGATTATTCTAATATCAATTATAACAATGGCTTTGGTGGAGGATTGGATAGAGTTTTTAATCCCGCTAGGTTTAACTATACATTTTCCAGAAAAATTGATGCTGAAGTACAAAAGTATGAGCCATTAGATAATATGGTTTATTTATATAAACTGCATGGTTCGATTAGTTGGCGAGAAAGCAAAAACAACTCTTTTTTTCAAATTCAAGAAGTAGCAACTAAACATGATGAAGATGTTCCAAATGATAATATCCTTATTTACCCAACGCCTTTAAAACAGAATAAAAGTTTAGGTTCACCATATTCTGATTTAATAAGAGAATTCCAAAAGAAACTATTACAGCCTCATAGCGTAATCTTTGTGATTGGATATAGTTTCAGTGATGAACACCTTAATAATATTATCTATCAAGCTTTAGCTTCAAATTCATCTATCAGTGTTGTGGTTTTTGGTGATTATGGTGATAAAGAGATATTTAAAGTTAATGACCGTAGAATATATAAAATATTTGGTAATGTTGCTAACGATAAAATCCATTACTTTAAATATATAGTCGATAATTTTTTACCTGATCTAGAAGAGTTTGAAGATATTAATTTACTCAAAAAATTCATGAATAATTTGGCTGATGAAAAAAATAAAGCTAAAGGTTCTAAATAA
- a CDS encoding tetratricopeptide repeat-containing sulfotransferase family protein: protein MQPNLKQLHQSAIHSLNQGKIEQAHKALVELVTLKPDFADGYFLLAMVNLTVGQIHKAIKLIEKALTLGQSIEYTAQLAKCYALTGELQKAKNTALSVPLKQITKALDADTLGVALTQAGIHEHALNYFECAIKLATAANKAQPPFYYNYGVSAKFLGLFDKAQHAFENAIALNPLHHQSHFALSDLTKVSKQNNHIERLKNVFEQVTHPDAKLHIGHALAKEYQDIGEFSEAFNALEQGKVAKRTVQPFDHKSSTELFEHIKRLSEQHTQALTQGNPTAEPIFVLGMPRSGTTLVERILSSHSNVQSAGELQDFGLSVKKLSQTQTPHVLDTQTLSKAYELDFNQLGSTYLNATRVITGSHKHFIDKLPFNFFYIDLITKALPNAKIICMLRDPMDTCIGNYRQLFTINNPYYAYSLDLLDTAKFYTRFYKLMQHFSALHSNIKLVKYEELVAQPEQKIKELVSFCNLEWQEQCIDFHLNTAPVSTASKVQVRQPLNSKAIGRWKAFKPHTDKAVEYLLKQGISIE from the coding sequence ATGCAGCCAAATTTAAAGCAACTTCATCAAAGCGCAATACACTCCCTAAACCAAGGTAAAATAGAGCAAGCACACAAAGCCCTAGTGGAGTTAGTGACACTCAAACCAGACTTTGCTGATGGGTATTTTTTGTTAGCTATGGTTAATTTAACTGTTGGGCAAATACACAAAGCAATAAAGCTCATCGAAAAAGCCCTTACCCTTGGCCAAAGTATTGAATACACCGCGCAACTTGCTAAATGTTACGCACTTACTGGCGAATTACAAAAAGCAAAAAACACCGCACTATCGGTGCCATTAAAGCAAATAACTAAAGCACTTGATGCCGACACACTCGGCGTTGCACTTACTCAAGCAGGCATTCACGAACACGCACTTAACTACTTTGAGTGCGCTATTAAACTGGCTACAGCAGCTAACAAAGCTCAACCACCGTTTTATTATAACTACGGCGTAAGCGCTAAATTTTTAGGGCTATTTGATAAAGCCCAACACGCCTTTGAAAATGCCATAGCGCTTAACCCGCTGCACCATCAAAGTCATTTTGCATTAAGTGATTTAACTAAAGTAAGTAAGCAAAACAACCATATTGAACGCTTAAAAAACGTGTTTGAGCAAGTAACACACCCCGATGCAAAACTGCATATTGGCCATGCTTTAGCAAAAGAGTATCAAGATATTGGTGAATTTTCAGAGGCTTTCAACGCGTTAGAGCAAGGTAAAGTAGCAAAACGTACTGTGCAGCCGTTTGATCATAAAAGCTCAACTGAGTTATTTGAACATATTAAACGCTTAAGTGAGCAGCACACACAAGCGCTAACACAAGGTAACCCAACGGCCGAACCTATTTTTGTATTAGGCATGCCCCGCTCTGGCACCACATTAGTTGAGCGTATTTTATCGAGCCACAGCAACGTGCAGTCAGCCGGTGAATTACAAGACTTTGGCCTAAGTGTTAAAAAGCTAAGCCAAACACAAACACCTCACGTGCTCGACACTCAAACGCTCAGTAAAGCCTACGAGCTTGATTTTAATCAGCTTGGGTCAACCTATTTAAACGCAACACGCGTAATAACAGGCAGCCATAAACACTTTATTGATAAGCTCCCGTTTAACTTTTTTTATATCGACTTAATAACCAAAGCACTGCCAAACGCCAAAATAATTTGTATGCTGCGCGATCCAATGGACACCTGCATTGGTAACTATCGCCAGCTTTTTACTATAAATAACCCCTACTACGCATACTCGCTTGATTTACTCGACACCGCCAAATTTTATACCCGCTTTTACAAACTCATGCAGCACTTTAGTGCCCTGCACAGCAATATAAAATTAGTAAAATACGAAGAATTAGTCGCCCAGCCCGAGCAGAAAATTAAAGAGTTAGTCAGCTTTTGTAACCTAGAGTGGCAAGAGCAATGTATAGATTTTCACTTAAACACCGCACCGGTCTCTACCGCCAGTAAAGTACAAGTACGCCAACCATTAAATAGCAAAGCAATTGGGCGTTGGAAGGCGTTTAAGCCACATACAGATAAAGCAGTGGAGTACCTTTTAAAACAAGGTATTAGTATTGAGTAA
- a CDS encoding TonB-dependent receptor: protein MFKPSLLTLAISSAVSSVFLLPNAALAQEEVAAKNKSLEVIEVTATRRSGSVQNAPLNITALDADIMKDQNINELADVARWVPGLTITDQGGRSGSPIIVRGLNTNSSGPSSDGGTVSTYINEIPVSVDMRLVDIERVEVLIGPQGTLYGAGTLGGAIRYMLKQPELDFTSLEVYGDLFQTKESDSLGGEGGFIFNLPLIEDKLAVRASINVYEDPGFIDYGYVVREPGVSLPDPDWSDSSAINNNLKNVKDANGETTTTGRISVRFKPNESFEGTLNYFYQNQDSEGRSIVHYNSLNANNGLSDVIGKYESAYRFEEPREKKDQLLSLELKADLGFAELVSATGISSFDADGQRDQTDLLIRLDYGYEEFPSFSTFTREIDEEDTFTQEIRLVSQGDSDFNWIVGGFYNKTETEASSREFTPGFDQFAIDNFGGEQLRPDSLEYLELTKSTVTESALFGEVGYKVTDKLDVTLGLRLYKYDVESESAVDFPLFNTLFDGAGPNDISLNFEKNEASDNGNLFKFNAKYQFTDSVMGYVTVSEGFRIGGSNGLAPCPDPLPANQAGCGNPDEMLYDADTTTNYELGFKSTWFRSQLHFNAALFNVDWDDAQISGATEVGQLPYLSNAGSANAKGVEVSTRAILSDSFSLYATYAYTKAELTSNAPFLFNADGTGGAEDGDRLPGSPENQFSMGVNYQTDVFNDKTLDINYGLTAQSDVLSRVGLRDNGETLPGYSLSNISAKLTADAWSTTLYVDNLFNKYAVTSVRRSDADITSANGADIQRNYGHYINRPLTVGVKFNYKFEI from the coding sequence ATGTTTAAACCAAGCTTGTTAACCTTGGCTATTTCGAGCGCTGTTTCTAGCGTATTTTTATTGCCTAATGCCGCACTTGCTCAAGAAGAAGTTGCAGCTAAAAACAAATCACTCGAAGTAATCGAAGTTACAGCAACAAGGCGCAGCGGCTCTGTGCAAAATGCACCGCTAAATATTACAGCCCTTGATGCAGATATTATGAAAGATCAAAATATCAATGAGCTTGCGGATGTAGCACGCTGGGTACCTGGTTTAACAATTACCGATCAAGGTGGCCGCTCAGGCTCGCCTATTATTGTTCGTGGTTTAAATACAAACTCTTCTGGTCCATCGTCAGATGGTGGCACGGTATCTACTTACATTAACGAAATTCCAGTTTCGGTAGATATGCGCCTAGTAGATATTGAGCGTGTTGAAGTATTAATTGGGCCACAAGGCACGCTTTATGGAGCAGGCACATTGGGCGGTGCAATTCGTTACATGCTTAAACAGCCTGAGCTTGATTTTACATCGCTTGAAGTATACGGCGACCTATTTCAAACAAAAGAAAGTGACTCTTTAGGTGGCGAAGGCGGCTTTATATTTAACCTTCCACTTATTGAAGACAAGCTTGCAGTTCGCGCCAGCATAAACGTATATGAAGACCCAGGTTTTATCGATTACGGCTACGTAGTACGCGAGCCTGGCGTATCGTTGCCAGATCCAGATTGGAGCGATAGCTCAGCAATTAATAACAACCTTAAAAATGTAAAAGACGCCAACGGCGAAACCACCACTACAGGTCGTATTTCTGTACGCTTTAAACCAAATGAATCGTTTGAAGGTACACTTAACTACTTTTACCAAAACCAAGACAGCGAAGGCCGCTCGATTGTTCATTACAACAGCCTTAATGCAAACAACGGCTTAAGCGATGTAATAGGTAAATACGAATCGGCTTATCGCTTTGAAGAGCCTCGCGAGAAAAAAGATCAATTACTAAGCCTCGAACTAAAAGCCGACCTAGGCTTTGCAGAGCTAGTATCGGCAACCGGTATTTCAAGCTTTGATGCCGACGGTCAACGCGATCAAACCGACTTACTTATTCGCCTAGATTACGGTTATGAAGAGTTTCCTTCGTTTTCAACGTTTACCCGTGAAATTGACGAAGAAGATACCTTCACTCAAGAAATTCGCTTAGTGTCTCAAGGCGACAGCGACTTTAACTGGATTGTGGGTGGCTTTTACAACAAAACAGAAACCGAAGCATCAAGCAGAGAGTTTACGCCTGGGTTTGACCAATTCGCTATCGATAACTTTGGTGGCGAGCAGCTAAGACCTGACTCATTAGAATACTTAGAGCTTACAAAAAGTACCGTCACTGAGTCTGCACTATTTGGTGAAGTTGGCTATAAAGTAACTGATAAGCTTGATGTTACTCTTGGGCTACGCTTATATAAATACGATGTAGAATCAGAATCTGCAGTGGACTTTCCATTATTTAATACACTATTTGATGGTGCAGGACCAAATGATATATCACTAAATTTTGAAAAAAATGAAGCAAGCGATAACGGCAACTTATTTAAGTTTAATGCTAAATACCAATTTACTGATTCAGTTATGGGTTATGTAACGGTAAGTGAAGGCTTTAGAATCGGTGGTTCAAATGGTTTAGCTCCGTGCCCTGATCCATTACCAGCTAATCAAGCCGGTTGTGGTAACCCTGATGAAATGCTGTATGACGCAGATACAACAACCAACTACGAGCTAGGATTCAAAAGTACATGGTTTAGAAGCCAACTACACTTTAACGCTGCGTTATTTAACGTAGATTGGGATGATGCACAAATTTCAGGTGCTACCGAAGTAGGACAATTGCCGTACCTTTCAAACGCCGGCAGCGCTAATGCAAAAGGGGTTGAAGTATCAACTCGCGCGATCTTATCTGACTCATTTTCACTGTACGCAACCTACGCTTATACAAAAGCAGAGTTAACATCAAACGCACCATTTTTGTTTAACGCCGATGGTACCGGTGGCGCAGAAGACGGCGACCGTTTACCTGGTTCACCTGAAAACCAATTTTCGATGGGTGTAAACTATCAAACAGATGTGTTTAACGACAAAACGCTTGATATTAACTACGGTTTAACCGCGCAAAGCGACGTGCTTTCAAGAGTAGGACTTCGCGATAACGGCGAAACACTACCTGGTTACAGCTTAAGTAATATTTCAGCTAAATTAACGGCTGATGCATGGTCAACTACGCTATATGTTGATAACCTATTCAACAAATACGCGGTTACCTCAGTTCGTCGTTCAGATGCAGATATAACATCAGCTAATGGCGCCGACATACAACGTAACTACGGCCATTACATTAATCGCCCGCTTACGGTAGGTGTTAAATTTAACTACAAATTTGAAATATAA
- a CDS encoding NADH:flavin oxidoreductase/NADH oxidase: protein MSQLFSPLSLGQVTLDNRIIIAPMCQYSANNGAASDWHTIHLGQLSLSGAGLLILEATAVNPEGRISYGDLGLWNNETQQALGKSLKAVRQYSPMPIGIQLAHAGRKASTEKPWDGGDAIAPDDVNGWQTVAPSAVAYDDSSPVPKAMSQSDIDSLIKDFVSAAKRADELGLDLIELHGAHGYLLHQFLSPLSNKRDDNYGGSLENRMRLLLDVFKAVRAVFPSEKAVGVRISATDWVEGGWDLEQSIVLSKALDELGCDFIHVSTAGLSPEQQIPVKPNFQVPFATAIKEAVKMPVIAVGLITQAQQAEDIISEQQADGVALARGILYNPHWPWHAAAELGATVTAPKQYLRSSPHGQPSPIK, encoded by the coding sequence ATGAGCCAACTATTTTCGCCTTTATCACTTGGGCAAGTAACGTTAGATAACCGTATTATTATTGCACCCATGTGCCAGTACTCAGCAAACAATGGCGCTGCTAGCGATTGGCACACTATTCATTTGGGCCAATTGAGTTTGAGTGGTGCAGGATTGCTAATTTTAGAAGCAACAGCAGTAAACCCAGAAGGGCGTATTAGCTACGGCGATTTAGGGCTTTGGAATAACGAAACCCAGCAAGCCTTGGGCAAAAGCCTAAAAGCAGTAAGACAATATAGCCCTATGCCTATTGGTATTCAGTTGGCACATGCTGGGCGCAAAGCATCAACTGAAAAACCATGGGACGGTGGCGATGCTATTGCACCTGATGACGTTAATGGCTGGCAAACCGTGGCACCTTCGGCAGTTGCGTACGACGATAGCAGCCCAGTGCCAAAAGCAATGAGCCAATCTGATATTGACTCATTAATTAAAGACTTTGTCAGTGCAGCTAAACGCGCTGATGAACTCGGCCTTGATTTAATCGAGCTACATGGTGCGCACGGTTACCTGTTACACCAGTTTTTGTCGCCACTTTCAAACAAGCGCGATGACAACTACGGTGGTAGCCTAGAAAACAGAATGCGTTTATTGCTTGATGTGTTTAAAGCGGTAAGAGCGGTATTTCCTAGTGAAAAAGCGGTAGGTGTGCGTATTTCGGCAACTGATTGGGTTGAAGGCGGCTGGGATTTAGAGCAATCGATAGTGCTTAGTAAAGCGCTTGATGAACTCGGTTGTGATTTTATTCATGTAAGTACGGCGGGCCTAAGCCCTGAGCAACAAATACCAGTAAAACCTAATTTTCAGGTACCGTTTGCAACAGCCATAAAAGAAGCGGTTAAAATGCCTGTTATAGCGGTGGGTTTAATTACACAGGCGCAACAAGCCGAGGATATTATTAGTGAGCAGCAAGCCGATGGTGTAGCGCTGGCGCGTGGCATTTTATATAACCCGCATTGGCCGTGGCATGCAGCTGCAGAGCTTGGCGCTACAGTAACTGCACCTAAACAGTATTTACGCTCAAGCCCACATGGGCAGCCATCACCAATTAAGTAA